The Halomonas sp. 'Soap Lake #6' genomic sequence TGGAACGACACCCTGTTCAGCTTCCGCACCACCCGCGAACGCTCACTCCGCTTCAAAAACGGTCAGTTTGTGATGATCGGCCTAGAAGTGAATGGCAAACCGCTGATGCGTGCCTACTCCATCGCCAGCCCCAACTACGAAGATCATCTGGAATTCTTCAGCATCAAAGTGCCCGATGGCCCGCTGACCTCACGCTTACAGCACTTAAAAGTGGGCGATCAAATCATGGTCAGCCGCAAGCCCACGGGCACACTGGTATGCGATGACCTACTGCCGGGCCGTAACCTCTACATGCTCTCTACCGGCACCGGTTTGGCACCGTTTATGAGCCTGATTCAAGATCCTGAAGTTTACGAACGCTATGAGAAAGTAGTGCTGGTTCACGGTGTGCGCGAAGTGTCTGAGCTAGCCTACGCCGACTTCATCACTAAAGAGCTTCCAGCCCATGAATACCTTGGCGAAGAGATCGCCGCCAAATTGGTTTACTACCCGACCGTTACTCGCGAAGAATTCCACACCATGGGCCGCCTGACCGACCATATCCGTTCGGGCAAGCTGTTTGAAGACACTGGCCTTCCGCCAATTGACCCGCGCCAAGACCGTGCGATGATCTGCGGCAGTCCTGCCATGCTGGATGATACTAGTGCCCTGCTAGACGAGCTGGGC encodes the following:
- a CDS encoding ferredoxin--NADP reductase, which encodes MSKFALEEVLSVHHWNDTLFSFRTTRERSLRFKNGQFVMIGLEVNGKPLMRAYSIASPNYEDHLEFFSIKVPDGPLTSRLQHLKVGDQIMVSRKPTGTLVCDDLLPGRNLYMLSTGTGLAPFMSLIQDPEVYERYEKVVLVHGVREVSELAYADFITKELPAHEYLGEEIAAKLVYYPTVTREEFHTMGRLTDHIRSGKLFEDTGLPPIDPRQDRAMICGSPAMLDDTSALLDELGLNISPRMGEPGDYVIERAFVEK